One window of Dinoroseobacter shibae DFL 12 = DSM 16493 genomic DNA carries:
- a CDS encoding c-type cytochrome, whose protein sequence is MPRLNSPFVITTAFAVVGIGVFALNAQDYETDPGIKALEARLEDDRVLFNVEVQREVTDDLLELGRLVAMGGAEAGGSGMACIACHGAEGMGDGSGAFPRIAGQSGWYLYKQLIDYASGARPNKVMSGVAQRLTEREMEAVSAHYAAIDAPFRPVIGDIEPELLQWGGQLGAVGSAERGIPACVNCHGPSGMGNPPSVPYLAGQYANYMTHQLELWAEGVRDNDAMNVMSSIAEKMSSEDMRAVSEYYARVRPAGAGAEVAVNVDMTVDTE, encoded by the coding sequence ATGCCCCGCCTCAACAGCCCCTTTGTAATCACAACCGCTTTCGCCGTTGTCGGTATTGGCGTCTTTGCCCTGAACGCGCAGGACTATGAGACCGACCCCGGTATCAAGGCGCTGGAAGCACGGCTGGAAGACGACAGGGTGCTTTTCAATGTCGAGGTTCAGCGAGAGGTCACCGATGACCTGCTGGAACTGGGCCGACTGGTCGCCATGGGCGGGGCCGAGGCGGGCGGATCCGGCATGGCGTGCATCGCTTGCCACGGGGCAGAGGGGATGGGCGACGGGTCCGGCGCTTTTCCGCGCATCGCCGGGCAATCGGGATGGTACCTCTACAAACAGCTGATCGACTACGCCTCCGGCGCGCGGCCCAACAAGGTGATGTCGGGCGTCGCTCAGCGCCTGACCGAACGCGAGATGGAGGCCGTCTCGGCCCATTACGCGGCCATTGATGCCCCCTTCCGCCCCGTGATCGGCGATATCGAACCGGAATTGCTGCAATGGGGCGGACAATTGGGCGCGGTGGGGTCAGCCGAGCGGGGCATCCCTGCATGCGTGAATTGCCATGGACCCAGCGGCATGGGCAACCCGCCCTCCGTTCCCTACCTCGCCGGGCAATACGCCAATTACATGACCCATCAACTGGAGCTATGGGCAGAGGGCGTGCGCGACAATGACGCGATGAACGTGATGTCTTCTATCGCAGAAAAGATGTCGTCCGAAGACATGCGCGCCGTCAGTGAATACTACGCCCGCGTCCGGCCCGCCGGTGCCGGCGCCGAGGTTGCGGTCAACGTCGACATGACCGTCGACACCGAGTGA
- a CDS encoding gluconate 2-dehydrogenase subunit 3 family protein — MTHIFSRRAILQSAGASGVAAAIGLTSAPRHAFAQADARPWAILTDTQARWLAAACDVFIPEDDYPSASQAGVVDFIDLQMATDYGQGAGLYLQGPFPAGTPEQGWQLDMTPAELLLGGIDAHIAEGPALFDLDETGRADAIRALSERTQPIGGGTPATDFFTLLHSLTNEGYFADPIYLGNYDYAGWRMVGFPGAHAYYTERVDDASISTPPPPMGIAHQPNGRSTPPRPIPQGGRADG, encoded by the coding sequence ATGACACACATCTTTTCACGTCGTGCAATCTTGCAATCTGCCGGGGCCAGCGGTGTCGCAGCCGCGATCGGTCTGACCAGCGCGCCGCGCCACGCCTTCGCCCAGGCAGACGCCCGGCCATGGGCGATCCTGACGGACACGCAAGCCCGCTGGCTCGCCGCCGCATGCGATGTGTTCATCCCCGAAGACGACTACCCGAGTGCCAGTCAGGCCGGGGTTGTTGACTTCATAGACCTGCAGATGGCCACGGATTACGGCCAGGGCGCGGGTCTCTACCTGCAAGGCCCCTTCCCCGCAGGCACGCCCGAGCAAGGCTGGCAACTCGACATGACGCCCGCCGAGCTTCTTCTGGGCGGCATTGACGCCCACATCGCCGAGGGCCCCGCGCTCTTCGATCTTGACGAGACTGGCCGCGCCGATGCGATCCGGGCGCTATCCGAGCGCACGCAACCCATCGGCGGCGGCACCCCGGCCACCGATTTCTTCACGCTGCTCCACAGCCTCACCAACGAAGGCTATTTCGCCGACCCGATATATCTGGGGAATTACGATTATGCTGGCTGGCGGATGGTCGGCTTTCCCGGGGCGCATGCCTATTACACCGAGCGCGTGGATGACGCCTCGATCTCCACGCCACCACCGCCCATGGGCATTGCGCACCAACCAAATGGCCGATCGACCCCGCCGCGGCCCATTCCGCAGGGGGGCCGCGCCGATGGCTGA
- the coxB gene encoding cytochrome c oxidase subunit II, with protein sequence MDEDLDILGGRSVRDIVGEAPDLDTSAEDAALESLGDRSALDIWNSQSALEPSGLGAAAAYDLTIGMVVGLGAVFVVVMAIAWFAWHSKRPAGHWWVWTGGVITPLIAISTVMVASTAALVATTRPAPDALVIEVTGYQFWWDVVYDPDGTPLRDANELILPEGRPVTLRLNSNDVIHSFWVPSISGKMDMIPGRTNTLTITATETGQFRGQCAEFCGLSHPKMAFEVTVLPPEAFDKWLATTRGAARDVARPAQAEGREVFLSAGCAACHEIRGVAEGGRLGPDLTRLGARASLGAGMWRMNQGNVAGWIADVQDMKPGAQMPSYNHLSGPDLRNLSAYLVSLQ encoded by the coding sequence ATGGACGAAGATCTCGACATTCTTGGCGGGCGCAGTGTGCGGGACATCGTGGGCGAGGCCCCGGATCTCGACACGTCAGCCGAAGATGCTGCGCTCGAAAGCTTGGGGGATCGCAGCGCCCTCGACATCTGGAATTCGCAATCCGCGCTGGAACCAAGCGGGCTGGGTGCCGCCGCCGCCTATGACCTGACAATCGGCATGGTCGTGGGCCTCGGGGCGGTGTTCGTGGTCGTGATGGCGATCGCCTGGTTCGCATGGCACAGCAAACGCCCAGCAGGCCATTGGTGGGTGTGGACCGGCGGCGTGATCACGCCGCTCATAGCAATCTCGACCGTGATGGTGGCGTCGACCGCTGCCCTTGTGGCGACGACGCGGCCCGCACCCGACGCACTGGTGATCGAGGTGACCGGCTATCAGTTCTGGTGGGATGTGGTCTACGATCCGGACGGGACACCGTTGCGGGACGCCAATGAATTGATCCTGCCCGAGGGTCGCCCGGTCACCCTGCGTCTGAACTCCAACGATGTGATCCATTCCTTCTGGGTGCCCTCGATTTCGGGCAAGATGGACATGATCCCCGGACGCACCAACACTCTGACGATAACCGCGACCGAAACCGGCCAGTTCCGCGGCCAATGCGCCGAGTTCTGCGGGTTGTCCCACCCGAAAATGGCATTCGAGGTAACGGTCCTGCCCCCCGAGGCCTTCGACAAGTGGCTTGCCACCACGCGCGGCGCGGCGCGCGACGTGGCCCGACCCGCGCAAGCCGAGGGACGCGAGGTTTTCCTGAGCGCCGGCTGTGCCGCCTGTCACGAAATCCGCGGGGTCGCAGAAGGTGGGCGGCTGGGCCCCGACCTGACCCGTCTGGGCGCGCGCGCCAGCCTCGGCGCGGGCATGTGGCGCATGAACCAGGGCAACGTCGCAGGCTGGATCGCCGATGTGCAGGACATGAAGCCCGGCGCGCAAATGCCCTCCTACAACCACCTCAGCGGTCCGGATCTGCGCAACCTGTCCGCTTACCTCGTGAGCCTGCAATGA
- a CDS encoding GMC family oxidoreductase, whose protein sequence is MAERRLPKTDVVIVGGGWTGLTAAYELAHAGQRCVVLERGHHRHDATSFGSPEEHDELKYALRYGHMQDVKKETLTFRNSRDQRALPMRRLGSFLPGTGLGGAGIHWNGQIWRPLPSDLEMRSHYEDRYGSQFIPDELSIQDWGVTYDELEPHLDFFEKICGAAGAAGNLRGERQVGGNPFEGPRSDGYPNPAMKQPISNTKFGRAAERMGLNPFPMPSANVTQAYENPYGAQLHPCTYCGFCERFGCGYFAKADPIICVYDRIKDHENFEIRFDAQVLRVTKSQDGQTATGVIYLDEDGVEVFQPADTVCLNAYSLWNVHLMLVSGLGTPYDPETRQGTVGRNYSYQTIAAVDAFFDETVQTDPFMGAGALGIVVDDFNGDNFDHSDLGFVGGGYIACKQYHGRPISYQPVPEGTPPWGAEWKAAVRENYTRHADLVIHGSSVSTPENYLDLDPTWTDAYGRPLLRMTFNFPDTDRRMSDYVMNRAVEIAQEMDNVTSVSSVNLAAEGKNYSIVPYQTTHNVGGAVIGTDPETSVVNRYGQMWDHHNVFVFGACLFPQNLGYNPTGPLMGLAYWTLEHMKRDYLPNPRPLMDA, encoded by the coding sequence ATGGCTGAGCGTCGTTTACCCAAAACCGATGTCGTGATCGTGGGCGGCGGCTGGACCGGCCTGACCGCCGCTTACGAGTTGGCCCATGCCGGCCAACGCTGCGTCGTGCTGGAACGCGGGCACCACCGCCACGATGCCACGTCCTTCGGCAGTCCGGAGGAGCATGACGAGCTGAAATATGCCCTGCGCTACGGCCACATGCAGGACGTCAAGAAAGAGACCCTGACCTTCCGCAACTCACGCGATCAACGCGCGCTCCCGATGCGGCGGCTGGGATCTTTCCTGCCCGGCACTGGGCTGGGCGGCGCGGGCATCCACTGGAACGGCCAGATCTGGCGCCCCCTGCCTTCGGACTTGGAAATGCGCAGCCATTACGAGGACCGCTACGGCAGCCAATTCATCCCCGACGAACTGAGCATCCAGGACTGGGGTGTCACCTATGACGAGCTGGAACCGCATCTCGATTTCTTCGAGAAGATCTGCGGCGCTGCCGGGGCCGCTGGTAACCTGCGCGGCGAGCGTCAGGTAGGCGGCAACCCTTTCGAGGGGCCGCGCAGCGACGGCTACCCCAACCCGGCGATGAAACAACCCATTTCGAACACCAAGTTCGGTCGCGCCGCCGAGCGGATGGGTCTGAACCCTTTTCCGATGCCCTCGGCCAACGTGACCCAAGCCTATGAAAATCCTTACGGCGCGCAGCTGCATCCCTGCACCTACTGCGGCTTTTGCGAGCGGTTCGGTTGCGGCTATTTCGCCAAGGCCGACCCGATCATCTGCGTCTATGACCGGATCAAGGATCACGAGAATTTCGAGATCCGCTTCGATGCGCAGGTCCTGCGCGTCACCAAATCACAGGACGGTCAGACCGCCACCGGGGTCATCTACCTCGACGAGGACGGGGTAGAGGTATTTCAACCTGCCGATACGGTCTGCCTGAACGCCTACAGTTTGTGGAACGTGCACCTGATGCTGGTGTCGGGCCTGGGCACGCCCTACGATCCCGAAACGCGGCAGGGCACGGTCGGGCGCAACTACAGCTATCAGACCATCGCCGCGGTCGACGCGTTCTTTGACGAGACCGTGCAGACCGACCCGTTCATGGGGGCGGGCGCGCTCGGTATCGTTGTCGACGATTTCAACGGCGATAACTTCGATCATTCCGACCTGGGCTTCGTCGGCGGCGGCTATATTGCCTGCAAACAGTATCACGGCCGCCCGATCAGCTACCAGCCCGTGCCCGAAGGCACGCCCCCCTGGGGTGCCGAGTGGAAGGCCGCGGTGCGCGAGAACTACACGCGACATGCGGACCTGGTGATCCACGGCTCCAGTGTGTCGACACCCGAGAACTACCTCGACCTCGACCCGACCTGGACCGATGCCTATGGGCGCCCGCTTCTGCGGATGACCTTCAACTTCCCCGACACCGACCGGCGCATGTCGGATTACGTGATGAACCGCGCGGTCGAAATCGCGCAGGAGATGGACAATGTCACCTCCGTCAGCTCCGTGAACCTCGCAGCCGAGGGCAAGAACTACTCCATCGTCCCCTACCAGACGACGCACAACGTCGGCGGCGCGGTCATCGGCACCGACCCTGAAACCTCGGTCGTCAACCGCTACGGTCAGATGTGGGACCACCACAACGTCTTCGTTTTCGGGGCCTGCCTCTTCCCGCAGAACCTCGGCTACAACCCCACCGGTCCGCTCATGGGGCTCGCGTATTGGACGCTTGAGCACATGAAGCGCGACTACCTCCCCAATCCCCGCCCCCTGATGGACGCCTGA
- a CDS encoding c-type cytochrome, with amino-acid sequence MAWSALRPENSPGHALATTTSAAFSDLAAWFRSGPADGQPDWEAAARNVYGADASHGAQLMILHGCGACHTIPGVTGADGSVGPDLGGLADRAYVGGVLPNEPGGLVRWLVNPTTYAPNTAMPDLGVTEAEARDMAAYLFTLRGE; translated from the coding sequence ATGGCTTGGTCAGCCCTGCGTCCCGAGAACAGCCCCGGCCACGCTCTCGCCACGACCACATCCGCGGCCTTCAGCGACCTTGCCGCCTGGTTTCGCAGCGGCCCGGCCGATGGTCAGCCGGACTGGGAAGCCGCAGCGCGCAACGTCTATGGCGCCGATGCGTCGCACGGCGCGCAGCTCATGATCCTGCACGGCTGCGGTGCCTGCCACACCATTCCCGGCGTGACGGGCGCCGATGGCTCGGTCGGACCTGACCTCGGTGGGCTGGCCGACCGCGCCTATGTGGGCGGCGTTCTGCCCAACGAGCCGGGCGGCTTGGTCCGCTGGCTTGTCAATCCGACCACGTATGCGCCGAACACGGCCATGCCCGACCTTGGCGTGACCGAAGCCGAGGCACGTGACATGGCAGCGTACCTCTTCACGTTGCGAGGCGAGTGA
- the ctaD gene encoding cytochrome c oxidase subunit I: MTDTFPQPRGAEPPSPQPAARKPAYDVAPKGEMGKDFEGIWEQPSGIRVLSAVSHRAVGKRFLITGFIFFLIAGVFALLVRLQLMVPENTFLSSETYNQLFTMHGTIMMFLFAIPMLEGFAVYLIPLMIGARDLVFPRLGAFGYYCYLFGGIIVLSSFLFDAAPDGGWFMYVPLSTSAYTEGLSADFWLIGITLAEIASVTAAVEIIAAILCSRAPGMSLTKMPILMWYLLATAFMIAIAFPPLIIGSILLEAERLLGLPFFDHTLGGDPLLWQHLFWLFGHPEVYIIFLPAAGMVATMLPTFVGKPLFGYGFAVAAVVTMSFLSFGLWAHHMFATGLPILSLSLFSAASTMVAVPTGVQIFCFIATLSQGKPRLTVPMHFILGFLFIFVLGGMTGVMVAAVPFNLQAHDSYFVVAHLHYVLIGGMVFPMFGALYYWVPHFTGRMMSERLGKWVFWLMFSGFNLAFFMMHLTGMRGMPRRVATYPGGIGWDRLNMLSTIGAFILAAGIALFIWDFFRHRRVGPRAGRNPWGASTLEWLYEPVTPGYNFRAIPRITSREPLWDQPELAETPGAEVRGALRDYPDHRRETLGCHIVTGEPLQILRLPHPTWFPLIAALGLALLFGATLASVYWLCAIGAGIALIGFAGWAWEPSDSGVDRDIGIEGLRLPVNAIDKQSHLHVGLVGTIMILFALFFSLLFAGLYLWNTQPIFAEATQRPARIFALLALGLSVVVFALSWMVGRAHARASLWMTGSLNILLAACLIGLTMCFGLALLPIDPWSTAFAAVGWAIGAYLTALISVALLWTVFNALRKAVGATKPGQGLPDMLLGSFGKATATMALITAIAFLFAGTPQ; the protein is encoded by the coding sequence ATGACCGACACCTTCCCCCAGCCACGGGGCGCCGAGCCGCCCAGCCCGCAGCCGGCGGCACGCAAGCCCGCCTATGACGTTGCCCCGAAGGGCGAGATGGGCAAGGATTTCGAAGGCATCTGGGAACAGCCCTCCGGCATTCGCGTCCTGTCCGCGGTCAGCCACCGGGCGGTGGGCAAGCGTTTCCTGATCACCGGGTTCATCTTTTTCCTGATCGCCGGGGTCTTCGCGCTCCTGGTGCGCCTTCAGCTGATGGTGCCCGAGAACACCTTCCTAAGCAGCGAAACCTACAATCAGCTGTTCACCATGCACGGGACCATCATGATGTTCCTGTTCGCGATCCCGATGCTAGAAGGGTTCGCCGTCTATCTGATCCCGCTGATGATCGGCGCGCGGGACCTGGTGTTTCCACGCCTCGGCGCCTTCGGCTATTACTGCTACCTCTTCGGCGGCATCATCGTGCTGTCGTCCTTCCTGTTCGACGCGGCCCCGGATGGCGGGTGGTTCATGTATGTGCCGCTGTCGACCTCGGCCTATACCGAAGGGCTCAGCGCGGATTTCTGGCTGATCGGGATCACCCTGGCCGAGATCGCAAGCGTCACCGCGGCGGTCGAGATCATCGCCGCTATCCTGTGTTCCCGCGCGCCGGGCATGAGCCTGACCAAGATGCCGATCCTGATGTGGTATCTCCTGGCCACCGCCTTCATGATCGCGATTGCCTTTCCGCCGCTGATCATCGGCTCGATCCTGCTGGAGGCAGAGCGCCTGCTGGGTCTGCCGTTCTTCGACCACACCTTGGGGGGCGATCCGCTCCTGTGGCAGCACCTGTTCTGGCTGTTCGGCCACCCGGAGGTCTATATCATCTTCCTGCCGGCGGCCGGCATGGTGGCCACGATGCTGCCGACTTTCGTGGGCAAGCCGCTCTTCGGCTACGGCTTTGCCGTCGCGGCGGTGGTGACGATGTCCTTCCTAAGTTTCGGGCTCTGGGCGCATCACATGTTCGCAACCGGCCTGCCGATCCTGTCGCTGTCGTTGTTCTCCGCCGCCTCGACCATGGTCGCCGTGCCCACCGGCGTGCAGATCTTCTGCTTCATCGCCACGCTCAGCCAGGGCAAGCCGCGCCTGACCGTACCGATGCACTTCATACTGGGCTTTCTGTTCATCTTCGTCCTGGGTGGCATGACGGGCGTCATGGTGGCGGCGGTGCCATTCAACCTGCAAGCGCATGACAGCTACTTCGTGGTGGCGCATCTGCATTACGTGCTGATCGGCGGCATGGTGTTCCCGATGTTCGGCGCGCTGTACTACTGGGTGCCGCATTTCACCGGCCGCATGATGTCCGAGCGGTTGGGGAAATGGGTGTTCTGGCTCATGTTTTCCGGCTTCAACCTGGCCTTCTTCATGATGCACCTGACGGGGATGCGGGGCATGCCGCGGCGGGTCGCGACCTATCCCGGAGGCATCGGCTGGGACCGGCTGAACATGCTGTCGACCATCGGCGCCTTCATTCTGGCCGCCGGGATCGCGCTGTTCATCTGGGATTTCTTCCGCCACCGGCGCGTCGGGCCACGGGCGGGGCGCAACCCATGGGGCGCAAGCACGCTGGAATGGCTCTATGAACCGGTCACGCCCGGCTACAACTTCCGCGCCATTCCGCGCATCACCTCGCGCGAGCCGCTTTGGGATCAACCGGAACTGGCCGAGACGCCCGGCGCAGAGGTGCGCGGCGCCCTGCGCGACTACCCGGATCACCGGCGCGAAACACTGGGCTGCCACATCGTCACGGGCGAACCGCTGCAGATACTGCGCCTGCCGCACCCGACATGGTTCCCGCTGATCGCGGCCTTGGGCCTTGCGCTGCTCTTCGGCGCCACCCTCGCCTCGGTCTACTGGCTCTGCGCGATCGGGGCGGGCATCGCGCTGATCGGCTTCGCCGGCTGGGCATGGGAGCCTTCGGACAGCGGTGTCGACCGAGACATCGGCATCGAGGGACTGCGCCTGCCGGTCAATGCGATCGACAAGCAAAGTCACCTGCATGTGGGTCTCGTCGGAACGATCATGATCCTCTTTGCGCTGTTTTTCTCGCTGCTCTTCGCGGGGCTCTACCTCTGGAACACGCAACCGATCTTTGCCGAGGCGACCCAGCGGCCCGCGCGCATCTTCGCCCTTCTCGCGCTCGGCCTGTCGGTCGTGGTCTTCGCGCTTAGCTGGATGGTCGGACGGGCCCACGCGCGCGCATCGCTCTGGATGACCGGAAGCCTCAATATCCTGCTGGCCGCCTGCCTGATCGGGCTAACCATGTGCTTTGGCCTTGCCCTCCTGCCCATCGACCCCTGGAGCACGGCTTTCGCCGCCGTCGGATGGGCGATCGGCGCCTATCTCACGGCCCTGATATCCGTGGCGCTCTTGTGGACGGTGTTCAACGCCCTGCGCAAGGCCGTGGGCGCCACCAAGCCCGGTCAGGGCCTGCCCGACATGCTGCTTGGCAGCTTCGGCAAAGCCACCGCCACCATGGCGCTGATCACCGCCATCGCCTTCCTGTTCGCGGGGACGCCACAATGA
- a CDS encoding alpha-amylase family glycosyl hydrolase: protein MPRRGPWPENPVIYQVYPRSFLDTTGTGEGDLPGVTRQLDYIAGLGVDGIWLSPFYPSPFCDGGYDIADHCAVDRRFGTLDDFDALVARAHDLDLRVMIDLVLNHTSDTHDWFAKSLAREEGFEDVYIWADPCKDGSPPSNWLSFFGEAAWRWHPQRAQYCLHKFLPCQPCLNHYNDRVHERLNRITRFWRDRGVDGFRYDAVTSFFYDPGFRDNPPAAEAEAALIPGPSNNPYTFQEHIHDVLPNECAAFAETLREMAGPDAYLLGEINNGPRSVEVTCKFTGPDRLDAGYAIDLPERGPSTEVLRDLLTRLEDAEGWTWWLNSHDQKRAVSSFGDGGAADAKMLAAFLCALPGPLLLFQGEELGQPQAELEKVELTDPYDLMYWPDSVGRNGARAPMAWDDTQPACGFSKAVPWLPMARAEQGGVAQQEADPASVLAFYRDALARRRDLGLAEATMELEDAPDACIRFRLRVGTLVVQVAANMSGAPQDLAPRQGAKRILQTKPPAPGSNLPPRSAAWWLLEKG, encoded by the coding sequence ATGCCGCGACGCGGGCCGTGGCCCGAAAACCCCGTCATTTATCAGGTCTACCCCCGGTCGTTCCTTGACACGACCGGGACGGGGGAAGGCGATCTGCCGGGGGTGACCCGGCAGCTCGATTACATTGCCGGCCTCGGGGTGGACGGCATCTGGCTTTCGCCCTTCTATCCCTCGCCGTTCTGCGACGGGGGGTATGACATTGCCGATCATTGCGCCGTCGACCGGCGGTTCGGCACCCTCGACGATTTCGATGCGCTGGTGGCGCGGGCCCATGATCTGGACCTGCGTGTGATGATCGATCTGGTGCTCAACCACACGTCGGACACCCATGACTGGTTCGCAAAATCGCTGGCCCGTGAAGAAGGCTTCGAGGATGTCTACATCTGGGCGGACCCGTGCAAGGACGGCAGCCCGCCCTCGAACTGGCTGTCGTTTTTCGGAGAGGCCGCTTGGCGCTGGCACCCGCAACGTGCGCAATACTGCCTGCACAAGTTTCTGCCCTGTCAGCCCTGCCTGAACCATTACAACGACCGCGTGCACGAACGGCTGAACCGGATCACGCGGTTCTGGCGCGACCGTGGCGTCGATGGCTTCCGCTATGACGCGGTAACGAGCTTTTTCTATGACCCCGGGTTTCGCGACAATCCCCCCGCGGCCGAGGCCGAAGCGGCTCTGATCCCCGGGCCATCCAACAATCCATATACCTTCCAGGAGCATATTCACGACGTGCTGCCCAACGAATGCGCTGCCTTCGCGGAAACCCTGCGCGAGATGGCAGGCCCCGACGCCTACCTTCTGGGGGAGATCAACAACGGCCCCCGTTCGGTCGAAGTCACGTGCAAGTTCACCGGCCCCGATCGACTTGACGCCGGCTATGCGATCGACTTGCCGGAACGCGGGCCCAGCACGGAGGTACTGCGCGACCTTCTCACCCGGCTGGAGGATGCTGAAGGATGGACCTGGTGGCTCAACAGCCATGACCAGAAACGCGCGGTCTCGTCCTTCGGCGATGGCGGGGCAGCGGATGCGAAGATGCTCGCAGCGTTCCTTTGCGCGCTGCCCGGCCCCCTCTTGCTGTTTCAGGGCGAGGAACTGGGGCAGCCACAGGCAGAGCTCGAAAAGGTCGAGCTGACCGATCCTTATGACCTGATGTATTGGCCCGACTCGGTGGGTCGCAACGGCGCCCGCGCGCCCATGGCCTGGGACGACACGCAGCCCGCATGCGGCTTCAGCAAAGCGGTGCCGTGGCTACCTATGGCGCGGGCGGAACAGGGCGGCGTGGCACAGCAGGAGGCCGACCCGGCCTCGGTTCTCGCCTTTTACCGCGATGCACTTGCCCGGCGGCGTGACCTGGGGCTTGCCGAGGCCACGATGGAACTCGAAGACGCGCCTGATGCCTGCATTCGGTTCCGGCTGCGCGTTGGGACGCTCGTTGTGCAGGTGGCCGCCAACATGTCCGGCGCGCCACAAGACCTCGCACCCAGACAGGGTGCAAAACGGATCTTGCAGACCAAGCCCCCCGCGCCGGGCAGCAACCTTCCGCCCCGCAGCGCTGCCTGGTGGCTGTTGGAGAAAGGCTAG
- a CDS encoding SDR family oxidoreductase: protein MSKHTDIPAQSQDAMPAHEYKMDPPPDYMPRHPGVGKLEGKRAIITGGDSGIGRDVSVLFAREGAEVGIIYLDEDRDAKETVRLIENEGATGHAVQADIGDRAQAFDAVRELAEKMGGIDILVNNAAQQWLETELDDITEDHLRRTFDSNVMGYFFCTQAAADHLPEGGTIINTASVNAFKGNAALISYSSTRGAITAFSRSIASQLVSKGIRVNCVAPGPIWTPFIPGTMPAEKVEGFGSQVPMQRPGQPWEVATSYLFLASSDGSYFTGQTLHPNGGMIVGS, encoded by the coding sequence ATGTCCAAGCACACCGACATTCCCGCACAATCGCAAGACGCGATGCCTGCCCATGAATACAAGATGGATCCGCCCCCCGACTACATGCCGCGCCACCCCGGCGTCGGCAAGCTCGAGGGCAAACGCGCCATTATTACCGGCGGCGACAGCGGCATCGGACGGGACGTTTCGGTCCTCTTCGCGCGTGAAGGCGCCGAGGTCGGAATCATCTACCTCGATGAGGACCGCGACGCAAAAGAGACCGTCCGCCTGATCGAGAACGAAGGAGCCACGGGCCACGCCGTGCAGGCTGATATCGGCGACCGCGCACAGGCTTTCGATGCTGTCCGAGAGCTGGCCGAAAAGATGGGCGGCATCGACATTCTCGTGAACAATGCTGCCCAGCAATGGCTGGAGACCGAACTCGATGACATTACCGAGGATCATCTGCGCCGGACTTTCGACAGCAACGTCATGGGGTATTTCTTTTGCACCCAGGCGGCGGCGGACCACCTGCCCGAGGGCGGCACCATTATCAACACCGCCAGCGTCAACGCCTTCAAGGGCAACGCCGCGTTGATCAGCTATTCGTCCACCCGCGGCGCGATCACGGCCTTCAGTCGCTCCATCGCATCGCAATTGGTGAGCAAGGGCATCCGGGTCAACTGCGTGGCGCCTGGCCCGATCTGGACGCCATTCATCCCCGGCACCATGCCGGCCGAAAAGGTCGAAGGTTTCGGCTCGCAAGTACCCATGCAGAGACCGGGACAGCCTTGGGAGGTCGCGACCTCCTACCTGTTTCTCGCCAGCAGTGACGGGTCGTATTTCACGGGCCAGACCCTGCACCCCAACGGCGGCATGATCGTGGGCAGTTGA
- a CDS encoding MgtC/SapB family protein encodes MTTLPWQVVLLRLAGALVLCGLIGLERETKSRPAGLRTHMLVGLAAALYCLIMLEVLANMDSYSDRVSSDPLRLVNAVTNGVAFLAAGMIVFSQGKVRGITTGTSLWLAAAIGLSVGFGFWMMAVATTLLALLVIRVLKLGEIRAAGGDSDHASDTETN; translated from the coding sequence TTGACCACCCTCCCCTGGCAGGTCGTGCTGCTGCGGCTTGCCGGGGCGCTGGTCTTGTGCGGTCTGATCGGCTTGGAACGGGAGACCAAGAGCCGCCCGGCGGGCCTGCGCACCCATATGCTCGTCGGGCTGGCGGCAGCGCTCTACTGCCTCATCATGCTGGAAGTTCTGGCCAATATGGACAGCTACAGCGACCGGGTGTCGAGCGATCCCTTGCGCCTTGTCAACGCGGTCACCAACGGTGTCGCTTTCCTTGCCGCCGGGATGATCGTTTTCAGCCAGGGCAAGGTGCGGGGCATTACCACGGGCACCAGCCTCTGGCTGGCCGCCGCCATCGGGCTCAGCGTCGGATTCGGGTTTTGGATGATGGCGGTCGCGACCACCTTGCTCGCCTTGCTGGTCATCCGTGTCTTGAAGCTGGGCGAGATCCGTGCGGCTGGCGGCGACAGCGATCATGCATCTGACACCGAAACGAATTGA